The region CCACGGTGGGCGGCACCGTCAACCacacgggcgtcggcgggctgaCGCTCGGTGGCGGATACGGCTGGCTGTCCGGCCGGTACGGGCTGGCCATTGACAACCTGTTGAGCGTGGAGATGGTCCTTGCGGACGGGAACATTGTCACGGCGTCGGACAAGGAGAATCCAGATCTCTTCTGGGctgtgcgcggcgcgggtcAAAACTTTGGCGCAAGTTCTCTCCCTTGCTGCACTGCGCGTTACAACTTGCGTGTAAGTGACAAAGAAGACTAACATGGACGCAACGACAGGCCGTCACCAGCTTCACGAGCAGGGTCTACCCGCAGGGCGACGTGTGGACGGGCCCCATCGTCTACACGCTCGACAAGATGCCGCAGGTCGTCGCCTTTGCCAACTGGTTCCACGAGCACAACACGGGAGACGAGTCCTTCTGGTTCGGCGTgatgggcgccgcgcccggcgtcCCGGTGCCGGCGGTCTTCTGCATGGTGTTCAAGAACACGGACTCacaggccgaggccgagtccTTCTTCAAGCCCCTGCTAGACatcggccccgtcgccaacATGGCCCGCGTGATGCCCTATTCCGAGTCCAACAACCTGATCCCCAACCGtgacgaggagaagcggcGCCTGCAGGGCAGCGCCAACTTTGTGATGCCGCTGCAAGACGAGTTCgtcaaggagctcgtcgacgactttGTGCCCTTTGTCCAGGAGCGCAACATTGGGGAGGGATCCGGCATCATCTTCGAGGTGTTTCCCCACGACAAGATccgcgaggtcaagggcgaCGCAACGGCGTTTCCATCCAGGGGCAACTTTTACCATGTGGCAACCATGTTCTCGTGggacgacgcggccatggaTAAGCAAGTGCGGGAATATAACCGCAAGATCATCGGACTGTTCCGTCAGAAGGGATTCCAAGGCATGGGTGGCCAATACAACAACTACGATGGTTGGTatcccccctcttccctgCATCACTCGCGACTCTCTGCTGACAGACGATTTTCTGCATAGGCGAGTATCTGGGGCCGGAGAGGGCGTTTGGCCATAACTTGCCCAGACTGCAGGAGCTGAAGAAAAAGTACGACCCGGAGAACGTGTTTTGCAAGTGGCATAGCGTATGGCCGACTACTTCGACGTAGTGTACTATAGCAAAGCAGCCATTGATCTCAACGACCAAGGTCATCGCTTACGAGAATATCCCAACTCCTCCACAGCTGATTAAGTGTATAAACGTAACTCAAATCACCACAACAAAGCACATAATTGCCGTCGAGGTTGATTAAGCTTGTTAATTGGTTTAACTAACCAGTATCCAAAATACGCGCATTGTCTATCCAATCTTGGCAATCAAATCATTCATCATCTTCGTCATCACTCTTTCGCAGGCCCTTTGCTGGGCCGCACTCGACAACGTGTCCCTTGTCTAGCCGTAGACACCAATCGGCGTCCTCTACGGC is a window of Purpureocillium takamizusanense chromosome 10, complete sequence DNA encoding:
- a CDS encoding uncharacterized protein (CAZy:AA7~COG:C~EggNog:ENOG503PCPF); this encodes MADRHDALRQQITAGAVLTPGDDGFQQALVRWSHAAMKPAALVVQPASPQEVSVAVRYATANKIPLVVMGGGHSTSGASSSDGGMVVDLRRLNSVRVDAAVQTVTFGGGCKWKEVDETCGAQGLATVGGTVNHTGVGGLTLGGGYGWLSGRYGLAIDNLLSVEMVLADGNIVTASDKENPDLFWAVRGAGQNFGAVTSFTSRVYPQGDVWTGPIVYTLDKMPQVVAFANWFHEHNTGDESFWFGVMGAAPGVPVPAVFCMVFKNTDSQAEAESFFKPLLDIGPVANMARVMPYSESNNLIPNRDEEKRRLQGSANFVMPLQDEFVKELVDDFVPFVQERNIGEGSGIIFEVFPHDKIREVKGDATAFPSRGNFYHVATMFSWDDAAMDKQVREYNRKIIGLFRQKGFQGMGGQYNNYDGEYLGPERAFGHNLPRLQELKKKYDPENVFCKWHSVWPTTST